From the Erythrolamprus reginae isolate rEryReg1 chromosome Z, rEryReg1.hap1, whole genome shotgun sequence genome, one window contains:
- the LOC139154994 gene encoding uncharacterized protein isoform X1, producing MHNSTNETQTQIGEFQKCTEVSVIMLCQSVSLAFKRRLESKDQEPNSKHFLSEEKMAARFNSLSLDNDHIYSSNGFPVHSENPTWQQAYARLKELQRRLSQDEASEETNSTEELTTVIVDGEFMLGDCPMLVPSSFTSEEGSSIAPEEMLLSMNPCTKVVLWSPHSNSLLHTIRTLITPSSVQPNLEAVANQEEMET from the exons ATGCACAATTCCACGAATGAAACCCAGACACAGATTGGTGAATTTCAGAAGTGTACAGAGGTCTCGGTAATCATGCT GTGCCAGTCAGTATCCCTTGCTTTCAAGCGACGTCTGGAAAGCAAAGATCA GGAACCCAACTCTAAACATTTTCTGTCAGAGGAGAAGATGGCTGCCCGTTTTAACTCCCTCAGCCTGGACAATGACCACATCTACAGTTCTAATGGCTTCCCTGTTCACAGCGAAAACCCCACATGGCAGCAGGCATACGCACGGTTGAAAGAGCTACAACGGAG GCTCTCTCAAGATGAAGCAAGTGAAGAAACCAACTCTACAGAAGAGCTGACCACAGTCATTGTGGATGGTGAATTCATGTTGGGAGACTGTCCTATGCTGGTGCCATCTTCCTTCACATCAGAAGAAGGAAGCAGCATCGCCCCTGAAGAAATGTTGCTATCTAT GAATCCTTGTACCAAAGTTGTCCTATGGAGCCCTCACAGTAACTCCCTCTTGCATACTATCAGGACACTGATAACTCCCTCATCGGTCCAGCCCAATCTAGAAGCAGTGGCAAACCAAGAGGAAATGGAGACATGA
- the LOC139154994 gene encoding uncharacterized protein isoform X2, whose protein sequence is MNPTISPGSPSTVSPGHFLHCSVLSRNMGCSHNIIPRWELDVPCTIPRMKPRHRLVNFRSVQRSRCQSVSLAFKRRLESKDQEPNSKHFLSEEKMAARFNSLSLDNDHIYSSNGFPVHSENPTWQQAYARLKELQRRLSQDEASEETNSTEELTTVIVDGEFMLGDCPMLVPSSFTSEEGSSIAPEEMLLSMNPCTKVVLWSPHSNSLLHTIRTLITPSSVQPNLEAVANQEEMET, encoded by the exons ATGAATCCTACAATAAGCCCAGGATCACCATCAACTGTTTCCCCTGGGCATTTTTTGCACTGCTCTGTGTTGTCAAGGAATATGGGCTGTAGCCACAACATTATCCCAAGATGGGAACTTGATGTACCATGCACAATTCCACGAATGAAACCCAGACACAGATTGGTGAATTTCAGAAGTGTACAGAGGTCTCG GTGCCAGTCAGTATCCCTTGCTTTCAAGCGACGTCTGGAAAGCAAAGATCA GGAACCCAACTCTAAACATTTTCTGTCAGAGGAGAAGATGGCTGCCCGTTTTAACTCCCTCAGCCTGGACAATGACCACATCTACAGTTCTAATGGCTTCCCTGTTCACAGCGAAAACCCCACATGGCAGCAGGCATACGCACGGTTGAAAGAGCTACAACGGAG GCTCTCTCAAGATGAAGCAAGTGAAGAAACCAACTCTACAGAAGAGCTGACCACAGTCATTGTGGATGGTGAATTCATGTTGGGAGACTGTCCTATGCTGGTGCCATCTTCCTTCACATCAGAAGAAGGAAGCAGCATCGCCCCTGAAGAAATGTTGCTATCTAT GAATCCTTGTACCAAAGTTGTCCTATGGAGCCCTCACAGTAACTCCCTCTTGCATACTATCAGGACACTGATAACTCCCTCATCGGTCCAGCCCAATCTAGAAGCAGTGGCAAACCAAGAGGAAATGGAGACATGA
- the LOC139154673 gene encoding ras-related protein Rab-35-like: MAAKDYDHLFKLLIIGDSGVGKSSLLLRFADNTFSGSYITTIGVDFKIRTLVINGERVKLQIWDTAGQERFRTITSTYYRNTHGVIIVYDVTNAESFVNVKRWLHEIGQNCDNVCKILVGNKCEDLSRKQVETADARRFSEQMGVRLFETSAKENLNVEEMFNAITSMVLRTKQENLARRQQQNEVVKINKPKKKPSVKKCC, translated from the exons GGGTTGGCAAAAGTAGCCTTCTGCTCCGATTTGCAGATAACACCTTCTCAG GTAGCTATATCACAACAATTGGGGTAGATTTCAAAATCCGAACACTAGTGATCAATGGAGAAAGAGTGAAGCTTCAAATCTGGGATACAGCTGGACAGGAACGGTTCAGAACTATTACCTCCAC GTATTATCGCAATACTCATGGTGTCATCATTGTTTACGATGTGACAAACGCCGAGTCCTTTGTTAATGTCAAACGTTGGCTGCATGAAATTGGGCAAAACTGTGACAATGTGTGCAAGATTTTGG TGGGTAATAAATGTGAGGACCTGTCCCGAAAGCAAGTAGAGACTGCTGATGCCCGTCGGTTCAGTGAGCAAATGGGAGTGCGGCTTTTTGAGACCAGTGCTAAGGAGAACCTCAACGTTGAAGAG ATGTTCAATGCCATTACCAGCATGGTGCTCCGAACAAAACAGGAAAACCTGGCACGAAGGCAACAGCAGAACGAAGTTGTCAAAATCAACAAGCCCAAAAAGAAGCCTTCGGTCAAGAAATGCTGCTGA